Proteins encoded by one window of Phenylobacterium soli:
- a CDS encoding CpaF family protein, with translation MRIEPAVAVRMAAQDLTARIDQLVAAIADERRLLLNKTEQRTLTADIVNDMIGLGPLEPLLRDETVNDVLVNGPNKIYVERRGKLELTSLRFRHDAHVMHVAQRIASTIGRRVDESSPMLDARLPDGSRVNVIIPPLSLRGPCISIRKFAKEMMDFSRFTSLGTVSPDLGRALEIASRCRLNIIISGGTGSGKTTLLNALSRMIDPNERIVTIEDAAELQLQQPHVIPLETRPANIEGHGEIAQRDLVRNALRMRPDRIIVGEVRGSEAFDMMQAMNTGHNGSMSTVHANSSRDALARIENMILMANTALPVPAIRAQMASALDLIVQTERMRDGVRRVTEVYEVTGMEGDIISLGSLFNYRYVGENPDGTLKGVFESHPVRPRFYRRLDYFGLGEAFMKALSGDKEGRRP, from the coding sequence ATGCGGATCGAGCCGGCGGTCGCGGTGCGGATGGCGGCTCAGGACCTGACCGCCCGGATCGATCAGCTGGTGGCCGCGATCGCCGACGAGCGGCGTCTCCTGCTCAACAAGACCGAGCAGCGGACCCTGACCGCCGACATCGTCAACGACATGATCGGGCTGGGCCCGCTGGAGCCCCTGCTCCGCGACGAGACCGTCAACGACGTGCTCGTGAACGGGCCCAACAAGATCTACGTGGAGCGGCGGGGAAAGCTGGAGCTGACCTCGCTGCGCTTCCGCCACGACGCCCACGTCATGCACGTGGCCCAGCGGATCGCGTCGACGATCGGACGCCGCGTCGACGAGTCCAGTCCGATGCTCGACGCGCGCCTGCCGGACGGCAGCCGGGTCAACGTCATCATCCCCCCGCTCAGCCTGCGCGGGCCCTGCATCTCCATCCGCAAGTTCGCCAAGGAGATGATGGACTTCTCGCGGTTCACGAGCCTGGGGACCGTGTCGCCGGACCTCGGCCGGGCGCTGGAGATCGCCTCCCGCTGCCGCCTCAACATCATCATCTCGGGCGGCACCGGCTCGGGCAAGACGACCCTGCTCAACGCCCTCTCGCGGATGATCGACCCCAACGAGCGGATCGTCACCATCGAGGACGCGGCCGAACTGCAGCTGCAGCAGCCGCACGTCATCCCGCTGGAGACGCGCCCGGCCAACATCGAGGGCCACGGCGAGATCGCCCAGCGCGACCTGGTGCGCAACGCCCTGCGCATGCGCCCTGACCGGATCATCGTCGGCGAGGTCCGCGGGTCCGAGGCCTTCGACATGATGCAGGCCATGAACACCGGGCACAACGGCTCGATGTCGACGGTCCACGCCAACTCCTCTCGCGACGCCTTGGCGCGGATCGAGAACATGATCCTGATGGCCAACACGGCCCTGCCCGTGCCGGCCATCCGCGCCCAGATGGCCAGCGCCCTTGACCTCATCGTCCAGACCGAGCGGATGCGCGACGGCGTGCGCCGGGTGACAGAGGTCTACGAGGTGACCGGCATGGAGGGCGACATCATCTCCCTCGGGTCGCTCTTCAACTACCGCTACGTCGGCGAGAACCCCGACGGCACCTTGAAGGGCGTCTTCGAATCCCACCCCGTGCGGCCGCGGTTCTACCGGCGGCTCGACTACTTCGGCCTGGGCGAAGCCTTCATGAAGGCGCTCAGCGGCGACAAGGAAGGCAGGAGGCCCTGA
- a CDS encoding type II secretion system F family protein produces MGLLIVTIILVGLGAIMLATAFAGAQSASRTLARRVDLIAHASRTSAAEEAFSAARWLAGAEEALKRLFSLGLRRRWGAPTPGRVLLLYALGAAAAGWLLGHAVLRLPDWIAGLVAAAGFLLLPRFVLSLEQSRAEAKFTDLFPDGIDMVIRMLRAGLPVSAAIRTVGNEAPEPVNHVFTELADQVEIGIPLSDALATSGERIQLPDFRFFTVAVSLQHATGGNLAASLEILSEIIRRRRALRLKARAVTAEVRMTAYILGCIPFVIIAGLLFIQPGYLEPLYVDPRGQVIALSAIGSLVAGFLTMRSMMRKVLKV; encoded by the coding sequence GTGGGACTGCTCATCGTCACCATCATCCTGGTCGGGCTCGGCGCGATCATGCTGGCCACGGCCTTCGCCGGCGCCCAGAGCGCCAGCCGCACCCTGGCCCGGCGCGTCGACCTGATCGCCCACGCCTCGCGCACCTCCGCCGCCGAGGAGGCGTTCTCCGCGGCGCGCTGGCTGGCCGGCGCCGAGGAAGCGCTCAAGCGCCTGTTCAGCCTCGGCCTTCGCCGCCGCTGGGGCGCGCCGACCCCCGGCCGCGTGCTCCTGCTCTACGCCCTGGGCGCGGCCGCCGCCGGCTGGCTGCTCGGCCACGCCGTGCTGCGCCTGCCCGACTGGATCGCGGGCCTGGTGGCCGCCGCCGGCTTCCTGCTGTTGCCGCGCTTCGTGCTCAGCCTCGAGCAGAGCCGCGCCGAGGCCAAATTCACCGATCTGTTCCCGGACGGCATCGACATGGTGATCCGCATGCTGCGCGCCGGCCTGCCGGTCAGCGCCGCCATCCGCACCGTCGGCAACGAGGCGCCCGAGCCGGTCAACCACGTTTTCACCGAGCTCGCCGACCAGGTGGAGATCGGCATTCCCCTGAGCGACGCCCTGGCGACCTCGGGCGAGCGCATCCAGCTGCCGGACTTCCGCTTCTTCACCGTCGCGGTCTCGCTGCAGCACGCCACCGGCGGCAACCTGGCGGCCTCGCTGGAGATCCTCTCCGAGATCATCCGCCGGCGCCGGGCGCTGCGGCTGAAGGCGCGGGCGGTGACCGCCGAAGTGCGGATGACCGCCTACATCCTCGGCTGCATCCCGTTCGTCATCATCGCCGGCCTGCTGTTCATCCAGCCCGGCTATCTGGAGCCGCTCTACGTGGATCCGCGCGGCCAGGTGATCGCGCTCTCCGCCATCGGCAGTCTGGTGGCCGGCTTCCTCACCATGCGCAGCATGATGCGCAAGGTCCTCAAGGTCTGA
- a CDS encoding AAA family ATPase → MADQLQYGSAEAHTPRVVAYIRDDDSAGVVRQALSDLGAADTVIKTGGVATALTDATEHTSGRLLIVDVSGEDDPGARIRELANMIEPSMAILAVGETNDIRLYRNIREAGAVEYFFKPLVTALVARTCQAVLSGEAEAPQSRTGRTVFVVGVRGGVGATTVAVRTALRLSENPPRPVLAVDLDLQSGDAALQLDATPNHALTEALSQADRVDDLFLERGLIHATKRLDLMAALEPLDAQTGYDESALIALLDKVSRRYRYVVVDVPAAQAASLSRTLHMPSTLLLVSDARLVSAREVARWREWLGGNTAERTILHVLNMNGAPGSLPLAEFTRAADQAPDVVIPWAKDVASGALLGVKAKPEIPTLDRGLEPVLAMLSGDVGNHKKSLFERVLG, encoded by the coding sequence ATGGCTGACCAGCTCCAGTACGGCTCGGCCGAAGCCCATACGCCGCGGGTCGTCGCCTATATCCGCGACGACGACTCGGCCGGCGTGGTGCGCCAAGCGCTCAGCGATCTCGGCGCCGCCGACACGGTGATCAAGACCGGCGGCGTGGCCACGGCCCTGACCGACGCCACCGAGCACACCTCCGGGCGCCTCCTGATCGTCGACGTCAGCGGCGAGGACGATCCGGGCGCGCGCATCCGCGAGCTCGCCAACATGATCGAGCCGTCGATGGCGATCCTGGCGGTGGGCGAGACCAACGACATCCGCCTCTACCGGAATATCCGCGAGGCGGGCGCGGTGGAATACTTCTTCAAGCCGCTGGTCACCGCGCTGGTGGCCCGCACCTGCCAGGCCGTGCTCTCGGGCGAGGCCGAGGCGCCGCAGTCGCGCACGGGCCGCACGGTGTTCGTGGTCGGCGTCCGCGGCGGGGTAGGCGCCACGACCGTGGCGGTCCGCACCGCCCTGCGGCTGTCGGAGAATCCGCCGCGGCCGGTCCTGGCCGTCGATCTCGACCTGCAGTCCGGCGACGCCGCCCTGCAGCTCGACGCGACCCCGAACCACGCGCTGACCGAGGCGCTGAGCCAGGCCGACCGGGTGGACGACCTGTTCCTCGAACGGGGCCTGATCCACGCCACGAAGCGGCTGGACCTGATGGCCGCCCTGGAGCCGCTGGACGCCCAGACCGGCTATGACGAGTCGGCGCTGATCGCGCTGCTCGACAAGGTCTCGCGCCGCTACCGCTACGTGGTGGTGGACGTGCCGGCCGCCCAGGCCGCGAGCCTCAGCCGCACACTGCACATGCCCTCCACCCTGCTGCTCGTCTCCGACGCGCGGCTGGTGTCGGCCCGTGAAGTGGCGCGCTGGCGCGAATGGTTGGGCGGCAACACCGCCGAGCGGACCATCCTGCACGTGCTCAACATGAACGGCGCGCCGGGCAGCCTGCCGCTGGCGGAGTTCACCCGCGCCGCCGACCAGGCGCCGGACGTGGTGATCCCGTGGGCCAAGGACGTGGCGTCGGGCGCTTTGCTCGGTGTCAAAGCCAAGCCCGAGATTCCGACGCTAGATCGGGGCCTCGAGCCGGTGCTCGCCATGCTCTCGGGCGACGTCGGCAATCACAAGAAGTCCCTGTTCGAACGAGTCCTGGGTTGA
- a CDS encoding type II secretion system F family protein — MEFLQFFPAILSLGLICGGAFMVIEAARSERKLIAERVAFVSARGAAQRPSRADEGPEAGLVRISAAGLDDADLLEITRICRRIGVPDRRAPFAFAMARLLLGGAMILLTLTALHSIGQASMVGALAVVAITPLAAAAGWLLPFVIIRRMTRERADEVTHGLPEALELLVVCVEAGLSLEDGLDRITEELKRSQPALAEELATTAADLKVLPDRDAAFNAMAERVGSPAVRSVMKTLSQTLRFGTPLANALRTAAAELRNESLLLMEERANRLPSLLTVPMMLFIMPTIFMIVGGPAVLRLMAVLHR, encoded by the coding sequence ATGGAATTCCTCCAGTTCTTCCCGGCCATCCTGTCGCTGGGCCTGATCTGCGGCGGCGCCTTCATGGTGATCGAGGCGGCGCGCTCCGAGCGCAAGCTGATCGCCGAGCGGGTGGCCTTTGTCTCCGCCCGCGGCGCGGCCCAGCGGCCGTCGCGCGCCGACGAAGGGCCCGAAGCGGGGCTGGTGCGGATCTCCGCCGCCGGTCTCGACGACGCCGACCTCCTGGAGATCACCCGCATCTGCCGCCGCATCGGCGTGCCGGACCGCCGGGCGCCGTTCGCCTTCGCCATGGCCCGCCTGCTGCTCGGCGGGGCGATGATCCTCCTCACCCTGACGGCGCTCCACTCGATCGGCCAAGCGAGCATGGTCGGCGCCCTGGCCGTGGTGGCGATCACCCCGCTGGCCGCCGCCGCCGGCTGGCTGCTGCCGTTCGTGATCATCCGCCGGATGACCCGCGAGCGCGCCGACGAGGTCACCCACGGCCTGCCCGAGGCGCTGGAGCTGCTGGTGGTCTGCGTCGAGGCTGGCCTGTCGCTGGAGGACGGCCTGGACCGCATCACCGAGGAGCTGAAGCGTTCGCAGCCGGCGCTGGCCGAGGAGCTGGCCACCACCGCGGCGGACCTGAAGGTGCTGCCCGATCGCGACGCGGCGTTCAACGCCATGGCCGAGCGGGTCGGCTCACCCGCAGTGCGCTCGGTGATGAAGACCCTGTCCCAGACCCTGCGCTTCGGCACCCCGCTGGCCAACGCCCTGCGCACCGCCGCGGCGGAACTGCGCAACGAGAGCCTGCTGCTCATGGAGGAGCGCGCCAACCGCCTGCCCAGCCTGCTGACGGTTCCGATGATGCTGTTCATCATGCCCACGATCTTCATGATCGTCGGTGGCCCGGCCGTGCTGCGCCTGATGGCGGTGCTCCACCGCTAG
- a CDS encoding putative bifunctional diguanylate cyclase/phosphodiesterase yields MGGEVLRRDVGLGEEPYRDLLMATADYLWQVDADGVLRELVARDSLPLQYEPGELIGRPVLDLTPEGARAALGRRLSSQLAARAAVDRLDILVLRKDGVETTLEVSARPIFDAGGVFRGYLGAAREVGDIRASRRELEYRDRLRVAVARAASELVGAASVQVGAPRALGILGEAMKLDRLLVFENRAEQPGPVALLFNWSASEVPAKDAPLGEPLQDDGGEWTQAMRAGRAYVAQAGEVDGLIGQLLDFAGAKTILFAPISVAGDWWGTLTADDCKSAREWTAAEKEVLTMFAEIVGASILRERHQLERARAEQALNLSSHHDTLTGLVSRKLFSERLDRAIGAVASGGPRFAVLYVDLDHFKDVNDTLGHPVGDVLLQAVAERLRSVTREGDVVARFGGDEFAVLQFGVARPEDAAGMAREIIEVLKEPFRIAEHNLHMGASIGIALQEAGAARAETMLSHAELALYRAKAEGRRTYRFFTAAMDTEARRRVVLADELRRGLAGGEFFLVYQPQVDMRQGRIIGVEALVRWRHPTRGVVSPAEFIPAAESNGLIVQLGEWVLRAAAYQTRAWMDRGLAPPSVSVNVSPIQFRHPEQLEDFIGALVRETGLPRGVLQLELTESALMEASMAQADVLDRLHRQGLKISLDDFGTGYSSLDYLHRYRVDEIKIAQEFVQRMVDNRGDGAIVRAAISLAQALELRVLAEGVERADQAKMLADWGCHEVQGFYFARPLPADEVEKLLAQRTVKPASAPVA; encoded by the coding sequence TGGGCGGAGAGGTCCTGCGCCGGGACGTCGGCCTCGGCGAGGAGCCCTATCGCGACCTCCTGATGGCGACCGCCGACTATCTCTGGCAGGTCGACGCCGATGGCGTCCTGCGCGAGCTCGTCGCGCGAGATTCCCTCCCGCTGCAGTACGAGCCGGGCGAGCTTATCGGCCGGCCTGTGCTGGACCTGACGCCGGAGGGCGCGCGCGCGGCGCTGGGACGGCGGCTCTCTTCACAGCTCGCCGCCCGCGCGGCGGTCGATCGCCTCGACATCCTGGTCCTGCGCAAGGACGGGGTGGAGACCACGCTGGAGGTCAGCGCCCGCCCGATCTTCGACGCGGGCGGCGTCTTCCGCGGCTATCTGGGCGCTGCCCGGGAGGTCGGCGACATCCGCGCCAGCCGGCGTGAACTCGAATACCGCGACCGCCTGCGCGTCGCGGTGGCCCGCGCGGCCAGCGAACTGGTCGGCGCCGCGAGCGTCCAGGTGGGGGCGCCCCGCGCGCTCGGCATCCTTGGGGAGGCGATGAAGCTCGACCGCCTCCTGGTGTTCGAGAACCGCGCCGAGCAGCCGGGGCCGGTGGCGCTGCTGTTCAACTGGTCCGCATCCGAGGTTCCCGCCAAGGACGCCCCGCTGGGCGAGCCCCTGCAGGACGACGGCGGCGAATGGACCCAGGCCATGCGGGCGGGACGCGCCTATGTGGCGCAGGCTGGCGAGGTCGATGGCCTGATCGGCCAGCTGCTGGATTTCGCCGGGGCCAAGACCATCCTCTTCGCGCCGATCTCCGTGGCGGGCGACTGGTGGGGCACGCTGACCGCCGACGACTGCAAGTCGGCCCGCGAATGGACCGCCGCCGAGAAGGAGGTCCTCACCATGTTCGCCGAGATCGTGGGCGCCTCGATCCTGCGCGAACGCCACCAGCTGGAGCGCGCCCGCGCCGAGCAGGCGCTCAACCTCTCGAGCCATCACGACACCCTCACGGGTCTGGTCAGCCGCAAGCTGTTCAGCGAGCGCCTCGACCGGGCGATCGGCGCCGTGGCCTCCGGCGGACCGCGCTTCGCTGTCCTCTATGTCGACCTCGACCACTTCAAGGACGTCAACGACACCCTCGGCCATCCGGTCGGCGACGTGCTGCTCCAGGCGGTGGCCGAGCGGTTGCGCTCGGTGACCCGCGAAGGCGACGTGGTCGCCCGTTTCGGCGGCGACGAATTCGCCGTCCTGCAGTTCGGGGTGGCGAGGCCCGAGGACGCGGCGGGCATGGCCCGCGAGATCATCGAGGTGCTCAAGGAGCCGTTCCGCATCGCCGAGCACAACCTGCACATGGGCGCCAGCATCGGCATCGCCCTGCAGGAGGCCGGCGCGGCCCGCGCCGAGACGATGCTGTCCCACGCGGAGCTCGCCCTCTACCGGGCCAAGGCCGAGGGGCGACGCACCTATCGCTTCTTCACCGCCGCCATGGACACCGAGGCCCGCCGCCGCGTGGTTCTGGCCGACGAACTGCGCAGGGGCTTGGCCGGGGGTGAGTTCTTCCTGGTCTACCAGCCGCAGGTCGACATGCGCCAAGGCCGGATCATCGGCGTGGAGGCCCTGGTCCGCTGGCGCCACCCGACGCGCGGCGTCGTTTCGCCGGCCGAATTCATTCCCGCCGCAGAGTCCAACGGCCTCATCGTCCAGCTGGGCGAGTGGGTCCTGCGCGCGGCGGCCTATCAGACCCGGGCCTGGATGGACCGCGGCCTCGCGCCGCCTTCGGTTTCGGTAAATGTGTCTCCCATTCAGTTCCGTCACCCGGAGCAACTCGAGGACTTCATCGGCGCGCTCGTCCGTGAAACCGGGCTGCCGCGCGGGGTGCTGCAGCTCGAGCTCACCGAGTCGGCCCTGATGGAGGCCTCGATGGCCCAGGCCGACGTGCTCGACCGTCTGCACCGGCAAGGGTTGAAGATCTCGCTCGACGATTTCGGCACCGGCTATTCCTCGCTCGACTACCTGCATCGCTACCGGGTCGATGAGATCAAGATCGCCCAGGAGTTCGTCCAGCGGATGGTCGACAATCGGGGCGACGGGGCCATCGTGCGGGCGGCGATCAGCCTGGCCCAGGCCCTGGAGCTGCGGGTGCTGGCCGAAGGCGTCGAGCGGGCCGACCAGGCCAAGATGCTCGCCGACTGGGGCTGTCACGAAGTTCAGGGCTTCTATTTCGCGCGGCCGCTGCCGGCCGACGAGGTGGAGAAGCTGCTCGCCCAACGAACCGTCAAGCCGGCCAGCGCGCCGGTCGCCTGA